From the genome of Mustela lutreola isolate mMusLut2 chromosome 16, mMusLut2.pri, whole genome shotgun sequence, one region includes:
- the ACTN4 gene encoding alpha-actinin-4 isoform X1 — MVDYHAANQSYQYGPSSGGNGAGGGGSMGDYMAQEDDWDRDLLLDPAWEKQQRKTFTAWCNSHLRKAGTQIENIDEDFRDGLKLMLLLEVISGERLPKPERGKMRVHKINNVNKALDFIASKGVKLVSIGAEEIVDGNAKMTLGMIWTIILRFAIQDISVEETSAKEGLLLWCQRKTAPYKNVNVQNFHISWKDGLAFNALIHRHRPELIEYDKLRKDDPVTNLNNAFEVAEKYLDIPKMLDAEDIVNTARPDEKAIMTYVSSFYHAFSGAQKAETAANRICKVLAVNQENEHLMEDYERLASDLLEWIRRTIPWLEDRVPQKTIQEMQQKLEDFRDYRRVHKPPKVQEKCQLEINFNTLQTKLRLSNRPAFMPSEGRMVSDINNGWQHLEQAEKGYEEWLLNEIRRLERLDHLAEKFRQKASIHEAWTDGKEAMLKHRDYETATLSDIKALIRKHEAFESDLAAHQDRVEQIAAIAQELNELDYYDSHNVNTRCQKICDQWDALGSLTQSRREALEKTEKQLETIDQLHLEYAKRAAPFNNWMESAMEDLQDMFIVHTIEEIEGLISAHDQFKSTLPDADREREAILAIHKEAQRIAESNHIKLSGSNPYTTVTPQIINSKWEKVQQLVPKRDHALLEEQSKQQSNEHLRRQFASQANIVGPWIQTKMEEIGRISIEMNGTLEDQLNHLKRYERSIVDYKPNLDLLEQQHQLIQEALIFDNKHTNYTMEHIRVGWEQLLTTIARTINEVENQILTRDAKGISQEQMQEFRASFNHFDKDHGGALGPEEFKACLISLGYDVENDRQGDAEFNRIMSVVDPNHSGLVTFQAFIDFMSRETTDTDTADQVIASFKVLAGDKNFITAEELRRELPPDQAEYCIARMAPYQGPDAVPGALDYKSFSTALYGESDL; from the exons ACGTTCACAGCCTGGTGCAACTCCCACTTGCGGAAGGCTGGCACGCAGATCGAGAACATCGACGAGGACTTTCGAGACGGGCTCAAGCTCATGCTCCTTCTGGAGGTCATTTCAG GAGAGCGGTTACCTAAGCCAGAGCGGGGCAAGATGAGAGTGCACAAAATCAACAATGTGAACAAAGCCCTGGACTTCATCGCCAGCAAAGGGGTCAAGCTGGTCTCCATCGGGGCAGAAG AGATTGTAGACGGCAATGCAAAGATGACCCTGGGAATGATTTGGACCATCATCCTCAGGTTCGCCATCCAGGACATCTCTGTGGAAG AGACCTCCGCCAAGGAAGGGCTGCTTCTGTGGTGCCAGCGGAAGACGGCCCCTTATAAGAACGTCAACGTGCAGAACTTCCACATCAG CTGGAAGGACGGTCTTGCCTTCAACGCACTGATCCACCGGCACAGACCAGAGCTGATCGAGTATGACAAGCTGAGAAAG gACGATCCCGTCACCAACCTGAACAATGCTTTTGAAGTGGCTGAGAAGTATCTAGACATCCCTAAGATGTTGGATGCGGAGG ACATCGTGAACACGGCCCGGCCCGACGAGAAGGCCATAATGACCTATGTGTCCAGCTTCTACCATGCCTTTTCGGGAGCGCAGAAG GCTGAGACCGCTGCCAACCGGATCTGCAAGGTGCTGGCGGTCAACCAGGAGAATGAGCACCTCATGGAAGATTATGAGAGGCTGGCTAGTGAC CTCCTGGAGTGGATCCGGCGTACCATCCCCTGGCTGGAGGACCGGGTGCCGCAGAAGACCATCCAGGAGATGCAGCAGAAGCTGGAGGACTTCCGGGACTACCGGCGCGTCCATAAGCCGCCCAAGGTTCAGGAGAAGTGCCAGCTGGAGATCAACTTCAACACGCTGCAAACCAAGCTGCGGCTCAGCAACCGGCCTGCCTTCATGCCCTCCGAGGGCAGGATGGTCTCG GACATCAACAATGGGTGGCAGCACTTGGAGCAGGCCGAGAAGGGCTATGAGGAGTGGCTGCTGAACGAGATCCGCAGGCTGGAGCGGCTCGACCACCTGGCAGAGAAGTTCCGGCAAAAGGCCTCCATCCATGAGGCCTGGACCGATG GGAAGGAGGCCATGCTGAAGCACCGGGACTATGAGACAGCAACCCTGTCAGATATCAAAGCTCTCATTCGCAAGCATGAGGCCTTTGAGAGCGACCTGGCCGCGCACCAGGACCGTGTGGAGCAGATCGCCGCAATTGCCCAGGAACTCAA TGAGCTGGACTACTATGACTCCCACAACGTCAACACCCGCTGCCAGAAGATCTGCGACCAGTGGGATGCCCTTGGCTCTCTGACCCAGAGTCGCAGGGAAGCTCTGGAG AAAACAGAGAAGCAGCTGGAGACCATTGACCAGCTGCATCTGGAGTATGCCAAGCGGGCCGCGCCCTTCAACAACTGGATGGAGAGCGCCATGGAGGACCTCCAGGACATGTTCATCGTGCACACCATCGAGGAGATCGAG gGCCTGATCTCAGCCCACGATCAGTTCAAGTCGACGCTGCCGGATGCCGACAGGGAGCGGGAGGCCATCTTGGCCATCCACAAGGAGGCCCAGAGGATCGCCGAAAGCAACCACATCAAACTATCGGGCAGCAACCCCTACACTACCGTCACCCCGCAGATCATCAACTCCAAGTGGGAGAAG GTGCAGCAGCTGGTGCCCAAGAGGGACCATGCGCTCCTGGAGGAGCAGAGCAAGCAGCAGTCCAACGAGCACCTCCGCCGCCAGTTCGCCAGCCAGGCCAACATCGTGGGGCCCTGGATCCAGACAAAGATGGAG GAGATCGGGCGCATCTCCATCGAGATGAACGGGACCCTGGaggaccaactgaaccacctgaAGCGGTACGAGCGCAGCATCGTAGACTACAAGCCGAACCTCGACCTGCTAGAGCAGCAACACCAGCTCATCCAGGAGGCCCTCATCTTCGACAACAAGCACACCAACTACACCATGGAG CACATCCGCGTGGGCTGGGAGCAGCTGCTCACCACCATCGCCCGCACCATCAATGAGGTCGAGAACCAGATCCTCACCCGTGATGCCAAGGGCATCAGCCAGGAGCAGATGCAGGAGTTCCGGGCCTCCTTCAACCACTTTGACAAG GACCACGGCGGGGCGCTGGGGCCGGAGGAGTTCAAGGCCTGCCTCATCAGCCTGGGCTACGACGTGGAGAATGATCGGCAG GGTGATGCCGAGTTCAACCGCATCATGAGTGTGGTTGACCCCAACCACAGCGGTCTCGTGACCTTCCAAGCCTTCATTGACTTCATGTCAAGGGAGACCACCGACACAGACACTGCCGACCAGGTCATCGCCTCCTTCAAGGTCCTGGCAGGGGACAAG AACTTCATCACGGCTGAGGAGCTGCGGAGAGAGCTGCCCCCGGACCAGGCCGAGTACTGCATCGCTCGCATGGCGCCCTACCAGGGCCCTGACGCCGTGCCTGGTGCCCTCGACTACAAGTCCTTCTCGACAGCGCTATATGGCGAGAGTGACCtgtga